gcctaagtatcaactgtaatggtctaagtatcaactggcatggcctaagtatcaactgtaatggtctaagtatcaactggcatggcctaagtatcaactgtaatggtctaaGTATCAAccggcatggcctaagtatcaactgtaatggtctaattatcaaccggcatggcctaagtatcaactgtaatggtctaattatcaactggcatggcctaagtatcaactggcatggcctaattatcaactggcatggcctaagtatcaactgtaatggtctaattatcaactggcatggcctaagtatcaactgtaatggtctaattatcaactggcatggcctaagtatcaactgtaatggtctaattatcaactggcatggcctaagtatcaactgtaatggtctaattatcaactggcatggcctaagtatcaactgtaatggtctaattatcaactggcatggcctaagtatcaactggcatggcctaattatcaactgtaatggtctaattatcaactggcatggcctaagtatcaactggcatggcctaattatcaactggcatggcctaagtatcaactggcatggcctaagtatcaactgtaatggtctaagtatcaactggcatggcctaagtatcaactgtaatggAATAAGTATCAAccggcatggcctaagtatcaactgtaatggtctaattatcaactggcatggcctaagtatcaactggcatggcctaattatcaactggcatggcctaagtatcaactggcatggcctaagtatcaactgtaatggtctaagtatcaactggcatggcctaagtatcaactgtaatggtctaaGTATCAAccggcatggcctaagtatcaactgtaatggtctaattatcaactggcatggcctaattatcaactgtaatggtctaattatcaactggtatggcctaagtatcaactgtaatggtctaattatcaactggcatggcctaagtatcaactgtaatggtctaattatcaactggcatggcctaagtatcaactgtaatggtctaaGTATCAAccggcatggcctaagtatcaactgtaatggtctaattatcaactggcattgcctaattatcaactgtaatggtctaattatcaactggcatggcctaagtatcaactgtaatggtctaattatcaactggcatggcctaagtatcaactgtaatggtctaattatcaaccggcatggcctaagtatcaactgtaatggtctaattatcaaccggcatggcctaagtatcaactgtaatggtctaattatcaactggcatggcctaagtatcaactgtaatggtctaattatcaactggcatggcctaagtatcaactgtaatggtctaattatcaactggcatggcctaagtatcaactgtaatggtctaattatcaactggcatggcctaagtatcaactgtaatggtctaaGTATCAAccggcatggcctaagtatcaactgtaatggtctaattatcaactggcatggcctaattatcaactgtaatggtctaattatcaactggcatggcctaattatcaactggcatggcctaagtatcaactgtaatggtctaagtatcaactggcatggcctaagtatcaactggcatggcctaagtatcaactggcatggcctaattatcaactggcatggcctaagtatcaactggcatggcctaagtatcaactgtaatggtctaagtatcaactggcatggcctaagtatcaactgtaatggtctaaGTATCAAccggcatggcctaagtatcaactgtaatggtctaattatcaaccggcatggcctaagtatcaactgtaatggtctaattatcaactggcatggcctaagtatcaactggcatggcctaattatcaactggcatggcctaattatcaactggcatggcctaagtatcaaccggcatggcctaagtatcaactgtaatggtctaattatcaactggcatggcctaagtatcaactgtaatggtctaattatcaactggcatggcctaagtatcaactgtaatggtctaattatcaaccggcatggcctaagtatcaactgtaatggtctaattatcaactggcatggcctaagtatcaactgtaatggtctaattatcaactggcatggcctaagtatcaactgtaatggtctaattatcaaatggcatggcctaagtatcaactgtaatggtctaattatcaactggcatggcctaagtatcaactggcatggcctaattatcaactggcatggcctaattatcaactggcatggcctaagtatcaactggtatggcctaagtatcaactgtaatggtctaattatcaactggcatggcctaagtatcaactgtaatggtctaattatcaactggtatggcctaagtatcaactgtaatggtctaattatcaactggcatggcctaagtatcaactgtaatggtctaattatcaactggcatggcctaagtatcaaccggcatggcctaattatcaactggcatggcctaattatcaactggcatggcctaagtatcaaccggcatggcctaagtatcaactgtaatggtctaattatcaactggtatggcctaagtatcaactgtaatggtctaagtatcaactggcatggcctaagtatcaactgtaatggtctaaGTATCAAccggcatggcctaagtatcaactgtaatggtctaaGTATCAAccggcatggcctaagtatcaactgtaatggtctaattatcaactggcatggcctaagtatcaactgtaatggtctaattatcaactggcatggcctaagtatcaactggcatggcctaattatcaactgtaatggtctaattatcaactggcatggcctaagtatcaaccggcatggcctaagtatcaactgtaatggtctaattatcaactggcatggcctaagtatcaactgtaatggtctaaGTATCAAccggcatggcctaagtatcaactgtaatggtctaagtatcaactggcatggcctaagtatcaaccggcatggcctaagtatcaactgtaatggtctaattatcaactggcatggcctaagtatcaactgtaatggtctaattatcaactgtaatggtctaattatcaactggcatggcctaagtatcaactggcatggcctaagtatcaactgtaatggtctaattatcaactggcatggcctaagtatcaactggcatggcctaattatcaactgtaatggtctaattatcaactggcatggcctaagtatcaaccggcatggcctaagtatcaactgtaatggtctaattatcaactggcatggcctaattatcaactggcatggcctaattatcaactggcatggcctaagtatcaactggtatggcctaattatcaactgtaatggtctaattatcaactggcatggcctaagtatcaactggcatggcctaagtatcaactgtaatggtctaattatcaactggcatggcctaattatcaactggcatggcctaattatcaactggcatggcctaagtatcaaccggcatggcctaagtatcaactgtaatggtctaattatcaactggcatggcctaattatcaactggcatggcctaattatcaactggcatggcctaagtatcaaccggcatggcctaagtatcaactgtaatggtctaattatcaactggcatggcctaagtatcaaccggcatggcctaagtatcaactgtaatggtctaattatcaactggcatggcctaattatcaactggcatggcctaattatcaactggcatggcctaagtatcaactggtatggcctaattatcaactgtaatggtctaattatcaactggcatggcctaagtatcaactggcatggcctaagtatcaactgtaatggtctaattatcaactggcattgcctaattatcaactggcatggcctaattatcaactggcatggcctaagtatcaaccggcatggcctaagtatcaactgtaatggtctaattatcaactggcatggcctaagtatcaaccggcatggcctaagtatcaactgtaatggtctaattatcaactggcatggcctaattatcaactggcatggcctaattatcaactggcatggcctaagtatcaactggtatggcctaattatcaactgtaatggtctaattatcaactggcatggcctaagtatcaactggcatggcctaagtatcaactgtaatggtctaattatcaactggcatggcctaattatcaactggcatggcctaattatcaactggcatggcctaagtatcaaccggcatggcctaagtatcaactgtaatggtctaattatcaactggcatggcctaattatcaactggcatggcctaattatcaactggcatggcctaagtatcaactggtatggcctaattatcaactgtaatggtctaattatcaactggcatggtctaagtatcaactggcatggcctaagtatcaactgtaatggtctaaGTATCAAccggcatggcctaagtatcaactgtaatggtctaattatcaactggcatggcctaagtatcaactgtaatggtctaaGTATCAAccggcatggcctaagtatcaactgtaatggtctaattatcaactggcatggcctaagtatcaactgtaatggtctaattatcaactggcatggcctaagtatcaactggcatggcctaattatcaactgtaatggtctaattatcaactggcatggcctaagtatcaaccggcatggcctaagtatcaactgtaatggtctaattatcaactggcatggcctaagtatcaactgtaatggtctaaGTATCAAccggcatggcctaagtatcaactgtaatggtctaagtatcaactggcatggcctaagtatcaaccggcatggcctaagtatcaactgtaatggtctaattatcaactggcatggcctaagtatcaactgtaatggtctaattatcaactggcatggcctaagtatcaactgtaatggtctaaGTATCAAccggcatggcctaagtatcaactgtaatggtctaagtatcaactggcatggcctaagtatcaaccggcatggcctaagtatcaactgtaatggtctaattatcaactgtaatggtctaattatcaactggcatggcctaagtatcaactggcatggcctaagtatcaactgtaatggtctaattatcaactggcatggcctaagtatcaactggcatggcctaattatcaactgtaatggtctaattatcaactggcatggcctaagtatcaaccggcatggcctaagtatcaactgtaatggtctaattatcaactggcatggcctaattatcaactggcatggcctaattatcaactggcatggcctaagtatcaactggtattgcctaattatcaactgtaatggtctaattatcaactggcatggcctaagtatcaactggcatggcctaagtatcaactgtaatggtctaattatcaactggcatggcctaattatcaactggcatggcctaattatcaactggcatggcctaagtatcaaccggcatggcctaagtatcaactgtaatggtctaattatcaactggcatggcctaattatcaactggcatggcctaattatcaactggcatggcctaagtatcaaccggcatggcctaagtatcaactgtaatggtctaattatcaactggcatggcctaagtatcaaccggcatggcctaagtatcaactggcatggcctaagtatcaactgtaatggtctaagtatcaactggcatggcctaagtatcaaccggcatggcctaagtatcaactgttatggtctaattatcaactggcatggcctaagtatcaactggcatggcctaattatcaactggcatggcctaattatcaactggcatggcctaagtatcaactggcatggcctaattatcaactgtaatggtctaagtatcaactggcattgcctaattatcaactgtaatggtctaattatcaactggcatggcctaagtatcaaccggcatggcctaagtatcaactgtaatggtctaattatcaactggcatggcctaagtatcaactgtaatggtctaattatcaactggcatggcctaagtatcaactggcatggcctaattatcaactggcatggcctaattatcaactggcatggcctaagtatcaactggtatggcctaagtatcaactggcttggcctaattatcaactggcatggcctaagtatcaactggcatggctgTGAAGTAACAGTATGTGTGACAAAGAAACTAGCATGCAcaatttcaaatcctggttgagtttCTTTCCGACGTTTTTTGCAATCCGCTATCGTCGATTTTATGAACCCTCCTATGTGggagtacagaaaataatttttctggaagaagaaaaaattaacatgCCTACACTCAGCCtttatgatttcatttatgtTCACCATagtcaccaacgttttctacgaaattattacatattcttatgtaggcccattaaattttaattaaatttttctccctcctgaaaaattatgttgtgtcTGTCACATAGCAGGTTTGATAAAATCCACgacgaaatgctgggtaacgttcggcgtGCATctggctggcattatcaccttcatctcattcagacgctaggtaaccatgGCAATTGTAAACCGCCGTAAAATAAACCGATTAATATTGTCTACTATTGTTTTACAGCAGCTTTTAATAAGCTATAtgtgtattatttttgtaaaacgcAATTTCTTCGAACTTTTTTTCATATCAGTTCATATGCCCTTTTCCTCAACTCATTTCGCATATCAGCGTGAAATGTTTACCACATAATTCAGTTAACACTTTCATGATGTAGATTCGCCTTTATTCAATTTTCTTAAGCCCTAAATTGttaaactttatttaaaaagaaagagtttgaaaattagaaaaatatatatatttttttctagtcaatatttacaaacctaaacaacCCTCCACTTATGAACGCCAATTGTTCAGGGAATTGTTCCCGTTTTTGTTCATGTTCTCGGACTTTGCTTAAGTTAAGATTTAAACTTCACCTGGCACCGCATAATCATCCTGGCCACCataccccactatctcctggcttagttgcctcatgagtgatgttttaTTGCTATCACTCATGAGCTTCAAACTTCTCTTCgaactgctgactaaacatacatagGCCTGGACTAACGTAACTCCGCCTTGCAAGGATACATCCTGCCTTCACATGCGTAAGATGGGTTATCTAACTTTAGGCGCCCTCAATAATTCCGCTCTGAATGATGTTGGTACTAGATCAGGACGCGGGGCTGACTGTCATACACATGAAAACGGTGTCACGTAGCAATCAGGCCAGCAGCAAAGAGAATGCACGACTGACGCATTTCTGTTCAGCAAAACAATTGCTCGTTTGATTATACACTGAGaaacaaaaatgatttttttttgtctcagaaagaaaaatatgtgattctgacagtattttttttaagtttgagaataaggtgcttatgaaaaaatctggggataagagggataaagttacagcagAATAGAGAAAGGTATGCAAAGCAAAAATACATGCATTGTAGCCtattcttcacacaaaataattaggagcattaaatacagacgttagacagggcagagcatgtagcacgtaccaTGGCCTATGGATGAATACTGAAACGCGTACAAGTTAGTGTGTGAGTGGGGGAAACTGAGCCTGGGGGAGAAAGAATTTTggagaggacgagacgtagaagggagtataatattaaattggcgggcttatgtgacgtctgcaatgaacctccgggttctctaaaatccatttgtaagtacactCTGTTTATGGTGCTTCTTATTCTATACAGAACCAGTTTCCATAAATTTTTACCGGAATTCTTCCTACTGATTATCGGAAACTCAACGTCATGAAATTGCACAAGCAGCCCTTGAAAGTAAGTCGTCATCAGCAGCAACATGGTTTAGGCCTTACGACATGTTCCAGCCTCTCATCTGAACATCTTTCGTTGGTCTTCGTCTTCCTCTCTCCGCTTGTGGCCTTATGCAGACGTGGTACGCTACGACTGAAAATAAGGAAGCCATAACCACTGGAAGGAGCTGGTGGAAGGACGGTGTGTTGGGCtgagcagtggcggactgtagACTGTAGGctgttctgtttataagtgtctCTTAAACAATAAATAGCCTACGGCATGTTTGGTGTCCCAGTGGTTTTCATATCTGACAAGTTTATCCGATCTCAAATATTGGACACCCCATACAATACAGGACACCTGACAACCTTACTTGTAACTCACATCAGGAACGACCTTAATCAGCTGCCAACAATAGTGGGCATTAAGGAGTTGTGTAGAAGCCATAAGCAAGTAACCGAACTCTTAAGTGAGATATCATAGAACAGAAGTTGCAGGCCTACCAAATTACAAACTGGAAGTGGAACTGGAAAATATACGTAGGCTATAGGCAGGCCTAATATTTTGCGAAGAGGCCTAACTTGTTAGTTACAGGACTAAGTTCCTTCAAGACCGTGAGTTTTCAGTCCCAGATTCGTTCTCGTGTTGTGGGGGTGGAGGGGGGGCAAACACTCGGAAGAAACTGATGTCCGTACCACATACTGACGTCGGCAGTGGAGGTGAATGGAAACAATAAATCAGGCTGAATTACGTctgatgttaattatgtaagctatGTATGATCACTGAATACCAAAAAATACCTCAGGGGTGTTCAATGCTCTGTATTATAAATGTGAATGCTTGATTCCGCAGGCAGGGGTGTACAGGGAATCGCCTTCGACTATGGACAGGGTTTTCTTAGGCCTAGTAGGTAAGTTTTCCTCTTCCCATATCACGAGATATAGGCTAAATTCTAGCCTCACGTCTTTACCCCTTTCACAATATGGCGGTCACAAAGTACAGGGCGGTAAACAGTTATCAGTGGCGTACTTCATGGACGCTACAAGTTTCTAGGCGTGGATGTAGAGTTCGTGCAGGAACAGTGATGCCAACAGAAATGCTTTTCTTCTCATATTGCGAATAAAAATTAGCCGCAGTATTGATGTGCGTGTGAGGACCAGGAGCAGTAACGGAAGTCAGTGGCGTATCAATGTTATCGAACAGGGCGAGGCGACATACTATGGTTGAAATAGTCCAGATGAGATGCTGATGGGTCAGTGGCGTATGACTATcacacaataacaacaatcctgtATGTTCTAGACAAACAGAGATACCaacataaacaattttaacatatttttatttggatattgtgtacagcaatttgaacaataataaattataaagacAATCGACTATTGATtacagtaatgataataataataataataataataataataatattcacaagGTATCAGTGGCGTGTCAAGCTCCAACCACAACAAAGCCACACAACACGAGAGTAACGACAGCCTAGAGCAATGAAGTAACAGCATTACACGCAGAGCAGTGATGCCAACACAACACATTCCCGCTGGTTACTGTGGTATAATGGTATTGCTGTCGTGTTGGCAGCACTGCGCCTGCTCAGCCCTGCAGCATGGCCCCCACTTCTGTGTACCCGCACTGACGCGCCAGGTCCAGGGCCGTCCGTCCCCACTTATCCCTCGCCCCCCGCTCAGCGCCATGCTGCAACAGCAGCTGCACCACTGGGGCGTGGCCCTCACATGCTGCACAGTGCAGTGCAGTCCGCTGGTCTGCATCATCAGGCTCGTTGGGCCGCGCCCCAGCTGCCAGCAGCAGCTCACACACTGCAGGGCGCCCATTGAGTGCAGCCACATGCAGAGCAGTGCGGCCAAATGGTCCTCCCTTCACATCCGGCCGCGCCCCGGCAGCCAGCAGCGCCCTGCACGCATCCTGGCGGCCTTGCCATGCAGCCAGCCACAAGGGCGTGCAGCCATAATGATCCACGGCGTTCACCAGGCTGCCTGCATCCAGGAGCAGCTGCACCCTGTGTGTGTCCCCCCGCTCCGCtgcccggtgtagctcagtcctgCCTTGGCTGTCCTTCTGCTGCAGGTTGGCCCCGACCTCAGCCGCAGCTCTGAGCTCCTGCAGCAGACAAAACAATCTGGTCAGAGGAAGCTCAGTCAGCTAGGTGACAGTTCACTAGGCTGAGTGAAGCTGAtgacagtagtagtgacagtagacataactacagtaatgtcagtagtagtgacagtagccataactacagtaatgtcagtagtagtggcagtagccataactacaggaatgtcagtagtagtgacagtagccataactacagtaatgtcagtagtagtgacagtagccaagactacagtaatgtcagtagtagtgacagtagccataactacaggaatgtcagtagtagtgacagtagccataactacagtaatgtcagtagtagtggcagtagccataactacaggaatgtcagtagtagtgacagtagccataactacaggaatgtcagtagtagtgacagtagccataactacagtaatgtcagtagtagtgacagtagccatgactacagtaatgtcagtagtagtgacagtagccataactacaggaatgtcagtagtagtgacagtagccataactacaggaatgtcagtagtagtgacagtacccATGACTACaggaatgtcagtagtagtgacagtagccataactacaggaatgtcagtagtagtgacagtagccataactacaggaatgtcagtagtagtgacagtagccatgactacaggaatgtcagtagtagtgacagtacccatgactacagtaatgtcagtagtagtgacagtagacataactacagtaatgtcagtagtagtgacagtacccatgactacagtaatgtcagtagtagtgacagtagacataactacagtaatgtcagtagtagtgacagtatccatgactacagtaatgtcagtagtagtgacagtagacataactacagtaatgtcagtagtagtgacagtacccatgactacagtaatgtcagtagtagtgacagtagacataactacagtaatgtcagtagtagtgacagtacccatgactacagtaatgtcagtagtagtgacagtagacataactacagtaatgtcagtagtagtgacagtacccatgactacagtaatgtcagtagtagtgacagtacccATGACTACaggaatgtcagtagtagtgacagtagccataactacaggaatgtcagtagtagtgacagtagccataactacaggaatgtcagtagtagtgacagtacccatgactacagtaatgtcagtagtagtgacagtagacataactacagtaatgtcagtagtagtgacagtagccataactacaggaatgtcagtagtagtgacagtacccATGActgcagtaatgtcagtagtagtgacagtagacataactacagtaatgtcagtagtagtgacagtagacataactacagtaatgtcagtagtaataacagtagccataactacagtcaTGTCAGTAGTAGCGACAGCAccctattagtagtagtagactagtagtagcagtagtgatagtggtggcaGTTCTAGTCTGAAAACTCAAATTAAGTTTGCTCTCCAACTGCAGCTGGTCGCAATCTCTGTTGTAACAGTTTGTATCAATCATTGCTCAGtaactgtaaccatggcaacagctcACACTTACTGCTGTCTTCTGGCGCTCCGCTTGCAGTTCGTCCGCCATTTTCTTCAGTTCCTCCCCCTTCGCTTGCAGTTCTTCTCGCAGAGCCCGCAGTGCTTCCTCCTTACTCTGCAATTAAAAACAAATCTGGTTGAGAAGAACCTCAGATGTCGATAACTGGAATAGAAacatgactatgatgatgatgacgatgattttataatactaataatattataactaatattccttttatcattattaaaatgtgCAAAGACTGAATGGAGCTCGTAAACTCCCTCGTAAaggttaaaggtaaaagagaagatggaagcgatacgataaaagaactgaaatgggaaactttggagaacagacgtaggaaaagtgGAATAACGtcactgtatagagcacatctaggtcagaaagcatgggtagacataacggctcggttagagaagccaacgtactatagtAGTATTCTTATTGTGTTGAGTATAACTTATAACTGTATTAAGTATTGTAGGGGAGAGTTGCGTAATTTGtaccgttgcctaaattgtacCATCGTCTTG
This sequence is a window from Periplaneta americana isolate PAMFEO1 chromosome 2, P.americana_PAMFEO1_priV1, whole genome shotgun sequence. Protein-coding genes within it:
- the LOC138713020 gene encoding uncharacterized protein isoform X1; protein product: MLHHTETITETQGITAYLDGKTESYSRPQAASEDPGGTGSSAASSHRGGEGPQGEVGLAVPAWPGGKEGREKVGSSNNIEELKEKLKLRERELRETQAELEKLKEESEREKAELRQKYEGEHQLRLQQEKSYQDQLGKLRQELEAGQEMRRQLEESKEEALRALREELQAKGEELKKMADELQAERQKTAELRAAAEVGANLQQKDSQGRTELHRAAERGDTHRVQLLLDAGSLVNAVDHYGCTPLWLAAWQGRQDACRALLAAGARPDVKGGPFGRTALHVAALNGRPAVCELLLAAGARPNEPDDADQRTALHCAACEGHAPVVQLLLQHGAERGARDKWGRTALDLARQCGYTEVGAMLQG
- the LOC138713020 gene encoding ankyrin repeat and death domain-containing protein 1A-like isoform X2 → MLHHTETITETQGITAYLDGKTESYSRPQAASEDPGGTGSSAASSHRGGEGPQGEVGLAVPAWPGGKEGREKVGSSNNIEELKEKLKLRERELRETQAELEKLKEESEREKAELRQKYEGEHQLRLQQEKSKEEALRALREELQAKGEELKKMADELQAERQKTAELRAAAEVGANLQQKDSQGRTELHRAAERGDTHRVQLLLDAGSLVNAVDHYGCTPLWLAAWQGRQDACRALLAAGARPDVKGGPFGRTALHVAALNGRPAVCELLLAAGARPNEPDDADQRTALHCAACEGHAPVVQLLLQHGAERGARDKWGRTALDLARQCGYTEVGAMLQG